Within Pseudomonas cichorii, the genomic segment GCCACGCCTTATCAGCCTGACTCCCCCGTTTTTCTGCAAAGGCTTACGCCAGTTGTTTCAGCAACGCCTTGGCGACGGCTTCCGAGCTGGCCGGGTTCTGGCCAGTCACCAGCTTGCCGTCTTCAACCAGGTAGGGCTGCCAGTCGGGACCTTTCTCATAGAGGCCGCCCAGGGCGATGAACTCGTCTTCGATGAGGAAGGGGACGACATCGGTCAGTTCTACCGCTTCTTCCTCGCCATTGGTAAAGCCGGTGACGCGACGGCCTTTGATCAACGGCTCGCCATTGGCAGCCTTGACGTGACGCAATACGCCTGGCGCATGGCAGACGAAACCGATTGGCTTGTTGGCGCGCTCAAAGGACTCGATCAGTTCGATGGAACGCTTCGACTCTGCCAGGTCCCAGAGCGGGCCGTGGCCGCCTGGATAGAAAACCGTGTCGAAATCCTGCTGGCTGACGCTGTCCAGCTTCACGGTGGTCGCCAGTACTTGTTGAGCTGCCGGGTCAGCCTTGAAGCGATGGGTCAGTTCGGTCTGGAAATCCGGCAGGTCGCTTTTCGGGTCCAGAGGAGGCTGGCCGCCAGCAGGCGAAGCCACCACCACTTCGGCACCGGCGTCGATGAAGGTGTAGTAAGGCGCTGCGAATTCTTCGAGCCAGAAACCGGTTTTCTTGCCGGTGTTGCCCAGTTGATCGTGAGAGGTCAGTACCATCAGGATTTTCATTGCAGTTTCCTCGTAATGTCCATGAGTCAGGTGAGGCGCAGGCTGTCAGGTTGATGGCCTGCGCATTGTCTTCATTGCAAGTGACGGTCAGCCTTTCAGGAAGGCTTCCAGCGGTGCCGATTTGTCGCCATAAGGTGCGCGCATTCGCAGGTTTGCAGCGCCGTCTTCACTCTGGATGACGACAGGTTTGGCATGGGTAAAGCGTCTGAAACCGTGGACGCCATGGTAAGCGCCGATACCCGATGCTCCTACTCCACCAAACGGCAGGGTGTCGATGGACACATGGCTCATCACATCGTTGACCACCAGCGCGCCTGAAGTGGTTTGGAGTGCAAAGGCGTGCTGTCGTTCGCTGTCATTGCCGAAGTAATAGGCCGCCAGCGGGCGCGGGTTGGCATTGATGTAGGCCACCGGCTCGGCGCGGTCGGTGTAGGTCTTGACCGGTAGCAGCGGGCCGAAAATCTCTTCCTGCATGACCTGCATGTCATCGTTCACATCCAGCAGCAGGTGAGGCGCGATCTTGCGTGTCTTGGCATCGAAGCCCGGTTCACCTTCCGGCGCCAGATTGACGATGGTTGCACCTTTGCTGCGCGCATCATCGATCAGGCCCACGAGGCGTTCATAGTGACGCTGGCTGATGATGGACGTG encodes:
- a CDS encoding type 1 glutamine amidotransferase domain-containing protein; this translates as MKILMVLTSHDQLGNTGKKTGFWLEEFAAPYYTFIDAGAEVVVASPAGGQPPLDPKSDLPDFQTELTHRFKADPAAQQVLATTVKLDSVSQQDFDTVFYPGGHGPLWDLAESKRSIELIESFERANKPIGFVCHAPGVLRHVKAANGEPLIKGRRVTGFTNGEEEAVELTDVVPFLIEDEFIALGGLYEKGPDWQPYLVEDGKLVTGQNPASSEAVAKALLKQLA